One Amaranthus tricolor cultivar Red isolate AtriRed21 chromosome 1, ASM2621246v1, whole genome shotgun sequence DNA window includes the following coding sequences:
- the LOC130828264 gene encoding calmodulin-2/4 isoform X2 — protein MFHCMLSQMKKGCITTKELGTVMRSLGQNPTEAELQDMINEVDADGNGTIDFPEFLNLMARKMKDTDSEEELKEAFRVFDKDQNGFISAAELRHVMTNLGEKLTDEEVDEMIREADVDGDGQINYEEFVKVMMAK, from the exons ATGTTTCATTGCATGCTATCCCAAATGAAAAAAG GTTGTATCACCACCAAGGAGCTCGGAACAGTGATGAGGTCCCTTGGTCAGAACCCAACTGAGGCAGAGCTTCAAGACATGATAAATGAGGTTGATGCTGATGGAAACGGTACCATCGACTTCCCAGAATTCCTCAACCTGATGGCCAGAAAGATGAAAGACACTGATTCCGAGGAAGAACTTAAAGAAGCTTTCCGTGTCTTCGACAAGGATCAAAACGGTTTCATCTCTGCTGCTGAGCTGCGCCATGTGATGACAAACCTAGGTGAAAAGCTCACCGATGAGGAAGTCGACGAGATGATCCGGGAAGCTGATGTTGATGGTGATGGCCAAATCAACTACGAGGAGTTCGTCAAAGTGATGATGGCCAAGTGA